In Janthinobacterium agaricidamnosum NBRC 102515 = DSM 9628, the DNA window AAAACCTATCCCGGTAGAGAATACATCGCCTGCTGACAGCCCCTCAGAAGGGTGGATCGGCGTTGTTCGTCGTAGCATGGCTAGCCATGCGTCCTCCTTGCGCCTTGCCCACACTCCTGATGAGTAGCCATCCGGCGACGCTCCCTACTGGGATAGGTTCTAAAAACAGCCCCGCCGACAATGGGAAGGAGGGGCTGCCGAAGGACACTTATTACGTGATCAGGCTGACTTTGCCGATCACGAACGAGGTTTGCAGTGATGCATTCCAGGTGTGGTGCGTGCCTTCATATGCGGTCTGGCGACGGTTAGCGTGACGCTGCCAGACTTTTCGGGAGTTCATCGACGTCGGCGCCGACGTTGATCGCCGCATAGGCGCGCTTGACGGCGATCGATTCGGCGCTGCCCACGCCATACAGTTCTTCCGCCGCTTGCACGACCTTGTTGCGCGCGTCGGCGTAATTGGTCGACGCGGTGAACTTGGTGGTGTTCGCCTTGAACCAAATACGGAAGGCCTTGTCGTTGCCGATGCCGGTCATCGCCAGCGGGCTTTTTTTCAGGTAGGAGCTGTAGTAATCGGGGGTGGCGCTCGACTTCGAGCCTTGCGACAGGAAGTAGAACATGCGGTTGTTCGGGCCGCTGCTGTAATGCACGTTCAGGTTTTTCAGCGTGGTGCTCCACGCGTCCGGGCTGCGGCTATCCTTGCTCGGCTTGTACATCCAACGCAGCGGCTGGCCGGTCTTGCTGATCTCGGTGCCCATCTGCCAATCGTTGCCGGTGGCCGGGATCACGTTGCCGGTGCCGCGCGCGCGCGCATAGGCTTCGGTCATTTCGCCGCCGATGTCCGAGTTCGATTCGTTCAAGCCGCCCGATTCGCCGGCGTAGGTCAGGTTGGAAGTCGCGTCGGTGACGCCGTGCGACATTTCATGGCCGATCACGTCGATCGCGCCCAGGCTCTTGAAGCTGTTGCCGTCGCCGATGTACATGCATTTGCAGCTAGGGTCGAAGAAGGCGTTGTCGTAGTTGTTGTCGACGTGGACCGCGATATAGGTGGCGGTGTTGTTGCCGTCCAGGCTTTGCCAGCCGAGCACGTTTTTCAGCGTGTCGTAGGTATTCATCAAGCCCCACATCGCATTCACCGCGGCGGTCTGGCCGTTGGCGTTGGTGGTGCTGCCGCCGGCGATGTATTGCTTGCCGTCGCCCCAGGTGTTGCTGGTATTGGTGTAAATGTTGCCGGGATTCGGGTTGG includes these proteins:
- a CDS encoding M4 family metallopeptidase yields the protein MINTSASAAPALMAAPVNQASPQEASSLVTKLSSQRGVLGLDADHSFAVSSQHPGVVGTKISRAQHTFKGLRIFGSETVVVTNDSGDIVSESVADRRAGLGNGNRNSVTSSSTVNLDVAPVLSEVAAIDVVVKATAPRGIHRWAPQAELLIYPVMKSVRIASAVDKAEASLNALDLEEVVDHYELAYLVKTRMASQGKLVYFDTIVNAKSGAVIDQWQALQTVVGVGNSQYNGQVPINTTLTGSTYSLKDASRGVGGKYGGMAITNANHSPETNPNPGNIYTNTSNTWGDGKQYIAGGSTTNANGQTAAVNAMWGLMNTYDTLKNVLGWQSLDGNNTATYIAVHVDNNYDNAFFDPSCKCMYIGDGNSFKSLGAIDVIGHEMSHGVTDATSNLTYAGESGGLNESNSDIGGEMTEAYARARGTGNVIPATGNDWQMGTEISKTGQPLRWMYKPSKDSRSPDAWSTTLKNLNVHYSSGPNNRMFYFLSQGSKSSATPDYYSSYLKKSPLAMTGIGNDKAFRIWFKANTTKFTASTNYADARNKVVQAAEELYGVGSAESIAVKRAYAAINVGADVDELPKSLAASR